One Solanum lycopersicum chromosome 4, SLM_r2.1 DNA window includes the following coding sequences:
- the LOC101258553 gene encoding uncharacterized protein produces MVEIEEASTGADEMSPLLSNPKTDPIPSTRTKSVKTKVPEIKVHLYKQGKGPIDEFTSSLGGFEQDQLEVRDILDKYGFKSVYAFKPETGRGVPIRFNPRNGRSILTYRDGSEIHIDGEPKDSLIQPITRILVGVAVITLLIVMVMKESPEWAKKLNITGGNIPPWVLAAAVILFTRIRKRTKDFFGKRP; encoded by the exons ATGGTAGAGATCGAAGAAGCATCCACCGGCGCCGATGAGATGTCTCCACTGTTATCGAACCCGAAAACCGACCCGATCCCGTCAACCCGGACTAAGTCTGTTAAGACCAAGGTCCCGGAGATCAAGGTCCATCTGTATAAGCAAGGGAAGGGTCCGATCGACGAATTCACGTCGTCCTTAGGTGGATTTGAGCAAGACCAGCTAGAGGTTCGTGATATTCTAGACAAATACGGGTTCAAATCGGTCTATGCATTCAAACCGGAGACTGGCCGAGGTGTTCCTATCAGATTCAATCCCCGTAACGGACGATCGATTCTAACCTATAGAGATGGATCGGAGATCCATATTGATGGAGAACCTAAG GACTCGTTGATCCAACCTATTACCAGGATATTGGTTGGTGTTGCAGTGATCACCCTATTGATAGTAATGGTGATGAAAGAGTCTCCAGAATGGGCCAAAAAGTTGAACATCACTGGTGGTAATATCCCACCATGGGTCCTGGCTGCTGCGGTTATTCTGTTCACGCGCATAAGGAAGAGGACCAAGGATTTCTTTGGAAAACGCCCGTGA
- the LOC101258853 gene encoding MA3 DOMAIN-CONTAINING TRANSLATION REGULATORY FACTOR 2, translating to MDITAGKLSNEHKEQFRSASESADPLTVSALQISPKSPRSPKSPKSPKSPRSPGDRHSKHGSDRGSPLKHKKNSHSPRDGRPKKGGCGGKGTWGGLMDTDDVHAIDPNDPNYTSSEDTERTSTKDMVAAFEEYKKKAIILVEEYFQNDDITSTANELRELGMSCYDFYFIKKLVSMAMDRHDKEKEMAAVLLSALYAEVIKPQQVYKGFSKLLESADDFIVDIPDAIDILALFIARAVVDDILPPAFLAKANSTLPKDSKGIEVIKRAEKSYLSAPLHAEIIERRWGGSKNKTVEGVKDKINNLLIEYVVSGEKNEACRCINDLNMRFFHHEIVKRAIIMAMEKQQAESRLLDLLKKTTEEGLINSSQLSKGFNRIIDNIDDLSLDIPNARMIFQSIISKGASEGWLCISSLKSFSTQLEKQEIDEKLVKEFKLKAQSMIQEYFLSGDIEEVSRILESENSSCLAELNAIFVKKLITLAMDRKNREKEMASVLLSSVCFPADDVVNGFVMLIEAADDTALDIPIVVEDLAMFLARAEVDEVLTPQHMEEIGSQFFEPNSIGNKVVLMAKSLLKGRLSGERILRCWGGGGSSTNGWAIEDVKDKIRKLLEEFESGGDAKEAYRCIKELGMPFFHHEVVKKSLVIIIEKKSERLWGFLKECFSMGLITMYQMTKGFARVAESLDDLALDVPDAEKQFKVYVERAEAEGWLDSTFSFNRLGHNSMENGFC from the exons ATGGATATTACAGCAGGAAAGTTATCAAATGAACATAAAGAACAATTTCGATCAGCTTCAGAAAGTGCAGATCCATTGACAGTATCTGCATTACAGATATCACCAAAATCACCGCGATCTCCAAAATCACCGAAATCCCCTAAGTCTCCAAGGTCTCCCGGTGATCGTCACAGCAAACATGGCTCAGATAGGGGAAGTCCacttaaacataagaaaaactCACATTCTCCGCGAGATGGTCGTCCAAAGAAAG GTGGTTGTGGGGGAAAAGGCACTTGGGGCGGATTAATGGATACCGATGATGTCCATGCTATTGACCCCAATGATCCAAACTACACTAGTAGTGAG GATACAGAGAGAACAAGTACGAAAGACATGGTTGCAGCATTTGAGGAATACAAAAAGAAGGCTATAATATTAGTCGAAGAGTATTTTCAGAATGATGATATAACATCCACAGCAAATGAATTAAGAGAACTTGGGATGTCTTGTTATGATTTCTACTTCATTAAAAAGTTAGTATCGATGGCTATGGACAGACatgacaaagaaaaagaaatggcGGCTGTTTTGTTATCTGCTCTTTATGCTGAAGTTATTAAACCACAGCAAGTCTACAAAGGTTTCAGCAAACTCTTGGAATCTGCTGATGATTTCATTGTAGACATACCAGATGCAATCGACATTCTCGCGTTGTTCATTGCAAGAGCAGTAGTTGATGATATACTTCCTCCTGCATTTTTAGCAAAAGCAAATTCTACTCTACCTAAAGATTCGAAGGGAATTGAGGTTATAAAAAGAGCTGAAAAGAGTTACCTTTCAGCTCCTTTACATGCTGAAATCATCGAGCGTAGATGGGGTGGAAGTAAGAATAAGACAGTTGAAGGTGTGAAGGACAAGATCAACAACTTGCTTATTGAGTATGTTGTAAGTGGAGAGAAGAATGAGGCGTGTAGGTGCATTAACGATTTGAATATGCGTTTTTTCCATCATGAAATTGTTAAGAGGGCTATTATCATGGCAATGGAAAAGCAACAAGCCGAAAGTCGACTTTTGGACTTACTAAAGAAGACTacagaagaaggcttgataaattcAAGTCAATTATCAAAAGGGTTCAATAGGATTATTGACAATATCGACGACTTGTCACTTGATATACCAAATGCAAGGATGATTTTTCAGTCAATAATTTCTAAGGGAGCGTCAGAGGGTTGGTTGTGTATTTCATCTTTGAAGTCTTTTTCGACACAActagaaaaacaagaaattgatgaaaaacTAGTGAAGGAGTTCAAACTGAAAGCTCAATCCATGATCCAGGAGTACTTTTTGTCAGGTGATATTGAAGAAGTAAGTAGGATTCTAGAGTCGGAGAACAGTTCGTGTTTGGCAGAACTAAACGCCATATTCGTTAAGAAGTTAATCACTTTAGCAATGGACAGGAAAAACAGAGAAAAAGAAATGGCTTCTGTTCTGTTATCATCTGTTTGTTTTCCGGCAGATGATGTGGTAAATGGCTTTGTAATGCTAATAGAAGCAGCAGACGATACAGCTTTAGACATTCCAATTGTCGTTGAGGACTTAGCGATGTTTTTGGCTAGAGCAGAAGTAGATGAAGTTTTAACTCCACAACACATGGAAGAGATTGGTAGTCAATTTTTCGAACCGAATTCAATAGGTAACAAAGTTGTACTAATGGCAAAATCTTTGCTAAAAGGTAGATTATCTGGTGAAAGAATACTAAGGTGTTGGGGTGGTGGTGGAAGTAGTACAAACGGATGGGCGATTGAAGATGTTAAGGATAAAATACGAAAATTATTGGAGGAATTTGAATCTGGAGGAGATGCAAAAGAAGCATATAGATGCATAAAGGAGTTAGGCATGCCATTTTTTCATCATGAAGTTGTGAAGAAATCATTGGTGATTATAATTGAGAAGAAAAGTGAGAGGTTGTGGGGTTTTCTCAAAGAATGTTTTAGTATGGGACTTATAACTATGTATCAAATGACAAAAGGTTTTGCTAGAGTTGCAGAATCACTTGATGATTTGGCTTTAGATGTACCAGATGCTGAAAAACAATTTAAAGTTTATGTTGAAAGAGCTGAGGCTGAAGGATGGTTAGATTCCACTTTTAGtttcaacagacttggacaTAATTCCATGGAAAATGGATTTTGTTGA
- the LOC101259148 gene encoding uncharacterized protein isoform X1 has protein sequence MDLVATLQSELETLRSRMKVLESENAKLSAQLSNCSCQESKEKGNDSVLKNGVLEGHGKKKNKLRDLGYGAMMHHSKRYVALKVMYFGLRFYGFASEAQMDPTVEGELFKALERTRLIFGDKKELQYSRCGRTDKGVSSVGQVIALFLRSNHRESRGDNKYPGENSIEESCGEIDYVRVLNRVLPNDIRIMGWSPIPVGFSARFSCLSRVYKYFFWQGNLNLTAMQTAAKKFLGEHDFRNFCKMDADNVHNYRRHIISFEIVPFNERDNDDQLMIMKIKGSAFLWHQVRCMVAVLFLIGQGLESPNVIDLLLDIERTPRKPQFPMAPEIPLVLQSCEFEGLKFICSSDTKQALNEHLERECRSYKLQSAIYHEALLNSSCIEIDNNISSDHTKKKRASHIPLLSRPTEPSYEERRKKLDA, from the exons ATGGACCTCGTAGCAACACTTCAGTCGGAACTGGAGACTCTTCGAAGCAGGATGAAG GTTTTGGAATCTGAAAATGCTAAATTATCTGCTCAACTTTCGAATTGCAGTTGCCAAGAG TCAAAGGAGAAAGGTAATGACTCTGTTCTGAAAAACGGAGTTTTGGAAGGTCAcggaaagaagaaaaataagctCAGAGATTTAG GTTATGGCGCAATGATGCATCACTCGAAAAGATATGTTGCTTTGAAAGTCATGTATTTTGGTTTGAG GTTTTATGGTTTTGCTTCGGAGGCTCAAATGGATCCCACTGTTGAG GGTGAACTTTTCAAAGCTCTAGAGAGGACAAGACTCATATTTGGAGACAAGAAGGAATTGCAATACTCACGATGTGGTAGAACCGATAAGGGAGTTTCCTCTGTTGGCCAA GTGATTGCTCTGTTCTTAAGGTCAAACCATAGGGAATCAAGAGGGGACAATAAGTATCCTGGGGAAAATTCTATTGAAGAATCATGTG GAGAAATAGACTATGTAAGAGTACTAAACCGAGTTCTGCCAAATGACATTCGCATTATGGGTTGGTCTCCTATTCCAGTTGGTTTCAGTGCAAG GTTCAGTTGTTTGAGCAGGGTGTACAAGTACTTCTTTTGGCAGGGAAACTTGAATTTAACA GCCATGCAAACTGCTGCGAAGAAATTCTTAGGGGAACATGATTTCAGAAATTTTTGCAAAATGGATGCAGACAATGTGCACAACTACCGGCGGCACATAATATCGTTTGAAATTGTCCCCTTCAATGAAAG AGACAATGATGATCAACTCATGATAATGAAAATCAAAGGCAGTGCTTTCCTTTGGCATCAAGTCCGGTGCATGGTTGCCGTATTATTTCTGATTGGCCAGGGTCTTGAGTCCCCTAAT GTAATTGATTTGCTACTGGATATAGAAAGAACACCACGGAAACCTCAGTTCCCAATGGCTCCAGAAATACCTCTAGTTCTTCAATCCTGTGAATTCGAAGGcctcaaatttatttgttcATCAG ATACAAAGCAGGCTTTGAATGAACATTTGGAGCGGGAATGCCGAAGTTATAAACTTCAATCCGCAATTTATCATGAAGCTTTGCTAAACTCATCATGTATTGAAATTG ACAACAATATATCAAGTGACCATACTAAGAAGAAACGAGCTTCCCACATTCCTCTATTGTCTCGACCAACTGAGC CATCATATGAAGAGCGGCGTAAAAAGTTGGATGCATGA
- the LOC101259148 gene encoding uncharacterized protein isoform X2 — MMHHSKRYVALKVMYFGLRFYGFASEAQMDPTVEGELFKALERTRLIFGDKKELQYSRCGRTDKGVSSVGQVIALFLRSNHRESRGDNKYPGENSIEESCGEIDYVRVLNRVLPNDIRIMGWSPIPVGFSARFSCLSRVYKYFFWQGNLNLTAMQTAAKKFLGEHDFRNFCKMDADNVHNYRRHIISFEIVPFNERDNDDQLMIMKIKGSAFLWHQVRCMVAVLFLIGQGLESPNVIDLLLDIERTPRKPQFPMAPEIPLVLQSCEFEGLKFICSSDTKQALNEHLERECRSYKLQSAIYHEALLNSSCIEIDNNISSDHTKKKRASHIPLLSRPTEPSYEERRKKLDA, encoded by the exons ATGATGCATCACTCGAAAAGATATGTTGCTTTGAAAGTCATGTATTTTGGTTTGAG GTTTTATGGTTTTGCTTCGGAGGCTCAAATGGATCCCACTGTTGAG GGTGAACTTTTCAAAGCTCTAGAGAGGACAAGACTCATATTTGGAGACAAGAAGGAATTGCAATACTCACGATGTGGTAGAACCGATAAGGGAGTTTCCTCTGTTGGCCAA GTGATTGCTCTGTTCTTAAGGTCAAACCATAGGGAATCAAGAGGGGACAATAAGTATCCTGGGGAAAATTCTATTGAAGAATCATGTG GAGAAATAGACTATGTAAGAGTACTAAACCGAGTTCTGCCAAATGACATTCGCATTATGGGTTGGTCTCCTATTCCAGTTGGTTTCAGTGCAAG GTTCAGTTGTTTGAGCAGGGTGTACAAGTACTTCTTTTGGCAGGGAAACTTGAATTTAACA GCCATGCAAACTGCTGCGAAGAAATTCTTAGGGGAACATGATTTCAGAAATTTTTGCAAAATGGATGCAGACAATGTGCACAACTACCGGCGGCACATAATATCGTTTGAAATTGTCCCCTTCAATGAAAG AGACAATGATGATCAACTCATGATAATGAAAATCAAAGGCAGTGCTTTCCTTTGGCATCAAGTCCGGTGCATGGTTGCCGTATTATTTCTGATTGGCCAGGGTCTTGAGTCCCCTAAT GTAATTGATTTGCTACTGGATATAGAAAGAACACCACGGAAACCTCAGTTCCCAATGGCTCCAGAAATACCTCTAGTTCTTCAATCCTGTGAATTCGAAGGcctcaaatttatttgttcATCAG ATACAAAGCAGGCTTTGAATGAACATTTGGAGCGGGAATGCCGAAGTTATAAACTTCAATCCGCAATTTATCATGAAGCTTTGCTAAACTCATCATGTATTGAAATTG ACAACAATATATCAAGTGACCATACTAAGAAGAAACGAGCTTCCCACATTCCTCTATTGTCTCGACCAACTGAGC CATCATATGAAGAGCGGCGTAAAAAGTTGGATGCATGA
- the LOC101259433 gene encoding pentatricopeptide repeat-containing protein At4g17616 produces MARSLRKAITVCSVFRKSYSSILAVASNAIRLTYNSTYVPLYLGMESSISYENYKPGGVMFSRQFSSRRESETLSWGVSSDVVLLGKLESALRNHNLEEAWETYKDFKRLYGFPDPFLVDKLLTKLSYSSDSRWLKKACNIVGSILKEKREMLRTELMTKLCLSLARTQMPIQASSILRLMLEKGNLPPIDMLGMIIFHMVKSDTGMIVSSNILIEIYGSSHQLTTKKSTELNKHNTLLFNLVLDACARFGSSSKGHQIIELMAQVGVTADAHTISIISLIHEMNGMRDELKKFKKHIDQVSVPLFSCYQQFYESLLCLHFKFNDIDAASNLVQDIYGFQVSHHQQGNETQPPKPCLVSIGSDNLRTGLKLRIFPHSLSRDSVFNVGRNQVLVMYKNGKLALSNRALAKLIIQYKRCGRINDLSKLLCSIQKKGSVESSRMCSDVVSACICMGWLEIAHDILDDLDSEGNPLDASSYMSLLTAYCNRNKLREAEALLKQLKRSGVILASDPLLAPASMCELESKNKLKELDTSAKGELAYHIVEEMRAEENEASFMMHDLNFSIYFFMKAHMVEDAVRAYRKMQAMKIHPTVSTFMNLLNGYSSLGMYREITILWGDIKRNMESRKNLNTRDLYEFLLLNFLRGGYFHRVMEVIGLMKENGMYLDKWMYRREFLKYHKGLYLRIKVSDAKNDVQTQRIEHVRHFRKWVGLD; encoded by the coding sequence ATGGCACGCTCCTTACGAAAAGCTATCACAGTTTGCTCTGTCTTCCGAAAAAGCTACTCTTCCATTCTTGCTGTCGCTTCAAATGCCATCAGATTGACCTACAATAGCACATATGTTCCGCTATATTTGGGAATGGAGTCCTCAATTTCATATGAAAACTATAAACCAGGGGGTGTGATGTTTTCTCGACAGTTCAGTTCCAGGAGAGAGTCAGAGACATTATCTTGGGGAGTATCATCTGACGTTGTTTTGCTGGGAAAGCTTGAAAGTGCATTGAGGAATCACAACTTGGAAGAGGCTTGGGAAACCTACAAGGATTTCAAACGTCTTTACGGTTTCCCTGACCCCTTTCTTGTAGATAAGCTTCTCACTAAGTTGTCGTACTCATCTGATTCTAGATGGCTTAAAAAGGCATGCAATATAGTCGGATCTATTTTGAAAGAGAAAAGGGAGATGCTACGCACAGAGTTAATGACCAAGCTCTGCCTATCGTTGGCTAGAACTCAAATGCCCATTCAAGCATCATCAATTCTCAGACTGATGTTGGAGAAAGGAAATCTCCCACCTATTGACATGCTAGGGATGATAATATTTCACATGGTGAAGTCTGATACTGGAATGATTGTGTCATCAAACATTTTGATTGAGATATATGGTAGCTCTCATCAATTAACTACAAAGAAATCCACTGAGTTAAATAAACATAATACACTTCTTTTTAATCTTGTTCTTGATGCTTGTGCAAGATTTGGATCATCCAGTAAAGGCCATCAGATTATTGAGTTAATGGCCCAAGTTGGAGTGACAGCTGATGCTCATACTATTTCAATTATTTCCTTGATCCATGAGATGAATGGTATGCGGGATGAATTAAAGAAATTTAAGAAGCATATAGATCAGGTTTCAGTTCCATTATTTTCCTGCTATCAGCAATTCTATGAAAGTCTCTTGTGTTTACATTTCAAGTTTAACGATATTGATGCTGCTTCTAATCTTGTACAAGATATTTATGGATTTCAAGTGTCGCATCATCAGCAGGGAAATGAAACACAACCACCTAAACCGTGCCTTGTTTCAATTGGCTCTGATAATCTGAGAACGGGATTGAAATTACGAATTTTTCCCCATTCATTGTCAAGGGATTCTGTTTTCAATGTGGGACGTAATCAGGTGCTTGTTATGTATAAGAATGGGAAACTAGCCCTTAGCAACAGAGCATTGGCCAAACTTATTATACAGTACAAGAGGTGTGGGAGAATTAATGATCTGTCAAAGCTTCTCTGTAGTATCCAGAAGAAGGGCTCAGTTGAATCTAGCAGAATGTGCTCTGATGTGGTTTCTGCCTGCATTTGCATGGGTTGGCTTGAAATTGCTCATGATATTTTGGATGATTTGGATTCTGAAGGAAATCCGCTGGACGCTAGTTCATACATGTCTCTGTTGACTGCATATTGCAACAGAAATAAGCTAAGGGAGGCAGAGGCACTACTAAAGCAATTAAAAAGATCAGGTGTCATATTAGCATCTGATCCATTGTTAGCTCCTGCATCTATGTGTGAACTGGAAAGCAAGAATAAGCTGAAAGAATTAGACACTTCGGCGAAAGGGGAGCTGGCTTACCATATTGTTGAAGAAATGAGAGCTGAAGAAAATGAAGCTTCTTTTATGATGcatgatttaaatttttcaatctACTTTTTTATGAAGGCTCACATGGTTGAAGATGCCGTAAGGGCTTACCGAAAAATGCAGGCAATGAAGATCCATCCGACGGTGTCAACTTTCATGAATCTGCTTAATGGGTATTCTTCTTTAGGGATGTATCGTGAAATTACAATCTTGTGGGGAGATATTAAAAGGAACATGGAAAGTCGTAAGAACTTGAATACCAGGGATTTATACGAGTTCTTGCTGTTGAATTTTCTTCGAGGCGGTTATTTTCATAGGGTGATGGAGGTTATTGGTTTAATGAAAGAAAATGGCATGTATTTGGACAAGTGGATGTATAGACGTGAGTTCTTGAAATATCACAAGGGTCTTTACCTAAGAATAAAAGTATCTGATGCTAAAAATGACGTACAAACTCAGAGGATTGAGCATGTGAGGCACTTTAGGAAGTGGGTTGGCCTGGATTAA
- the DDTFR8 gene encoding ripening regulated protein DDTFR8, with protein sequence MSRHPTIKWAQRSDKLFITVELPDAKNVKLKLEPEGKFLFSATAGADNVPYEVDLDLFDKINVDESKSSTTSRSIVYLVKKAEDKWWSRLVKQEGLRPVFLKVDWDKWVDEDEEDSKPEPDMDFGDMDFSKLNMGEGPSNFDVDVPEGDDDSDTEEIEEEENSEPKAAVPPSTEPGVKA encoded by the exons atgag CCGACATCCTACTATCAAGTGGGCTCAGAGGTCTGACAAGTTGTTTATTACGGTGGAGTTACCAGATGCCAAGAATGTGAAGCTGAAACTGGAACCAGAAGGAAAATTCTTATTCTCTGCAACTGCAGGAGCTGATAATGTACCTTATGAAGTGGATCTTGATctgtttgataaaattaatgttGAT GAGAGCAAAAGTAGTACTACCTCTAGAAGTATCGTGTATCTAGTGAAGAAGGCGGAAGACAAGTGGTGGAGCAGACTGGTAAAGCAGGAGGGATTACGTCCGGTGTTTTTGAAAGTTGATTGGGACAAATGGgttgatgaagatgaagaagacaGTAAAC CTGAGCCAGATATGGATTTTGGTGACATGGACTTCTCG AAACTCAATATGGGAGAAGGTCCTAGCAATTTTGATGTTGATGTGCCTGAGG GCGATGATGACAGTGACACTGAAGaaattgaggaagaagagaACTCTGAACCCAAGGCAGCAGTGCCTCCAAGCACCGAACCCGGAGTGAAAGCTTGA
- the LOC101257765 gene encoding pentatricopeptide repeat-containing protein At1g34160, with amino-acid sequence MAYVDSLLSKCTCFSKLKQLQAHLIITGNFQFYTCRAKFLDFCAVSSAGNLPYATHIFRHITSPFKNEWNAIIRGLAQSHKPIDALTFYVSMSRSLCKPDALTCSFTLKACARALARSETPQLHTHVIRFGFDADVLLRTTLLDAYSKSGDLDYAYKVFDEMGVRDIASWNALIAGLAQGNRPTEALLLFKKMREEDMEPNEVTVLGALSACSQLGANKEGELVHEYIKSKNLDCKVIVCNAVIDMYAKCGVVGRAYEVFSEMKCLRTRVTWNTMIMALAIYGDGEQALELFERMGQAGIDPDSVSYLAAICACNHAGMVEEGMKLFDDMDRCGVSKNVKHYGSMVDLLGRAGRLEAAYKIVQSMPTFPDVVLWQTLLGASKTYGNVEMAEIASKKLVEMGSNHCGDFVLLSNLYAAQGRWHDVRRVREAMKGQDVKKVPGFSYIEVGGTIYKFMNGDKNHPKWNEIYWKLDEVSLRIREYGYVAETNYVFHDIGPEEKENALFYHSEKLAVAFGLISTPDRTCISVNKNLRICGDCHVVIKLISKIYEREIIVRDRTRFHRFKDGACSCKEYW; translated from the coding sequence ATGGCGTACGTTGATTCGTTATTGTCAAAATGTACTTGTTTTTCCAAACTCAAACAACTCCAAGCCCATCTTATTATCACCGGCAATTTTCAATTCTACACTTGCCGCGCCAAATTCTTGGATTTCTGCGCCGTCTCTTCCGCCGGAAACCTCCCTTACGCCACCCATATCTTCCGCCACATTACTTCCCCATTCAAGAATGAATGGAACGCCATTATTCGCGGCCTTGCTCAAAGCCACAAGCCCATTGATGCTCTCACTTTTTATGTCTCAATGTCTCGTTCCCTTTGTAAGCCTGATGCTCTCACCTGCTCCTTCACTCTCAAAGCATGTGCTCGTGCATTGGCCCGTTCCGAAACCCCACAACTTCATACCCATGTGATTCGATTTGGGTTTGATGCAGATGTGTTGTTGCGGACTACTTTACTGGATGCGTACTCGAAATCTGGTGATTTGGATTATGCATACAAGGTGTTTGATGAAATGGGTGTTAGAGATATTGCGAGTTGGAATGCATTAATTGCTGGGTTAGCTCAAGGGAATCGACCCACGGAAGCTTTGTtgctttttaagaaaatgagaGAGGAGGATATGGAACCAAATGAGGTTACTGTGCTTGGTGCTCTCTCTGCTTGTTCGCAGTTGGGGGCGAATAAAGAAGGGGAACTTGTTCACGAGTATATCAAAAGTAAGAATCTTGATTGCAAAGTGATTGTCTGTAATGCGGTTATTGATATGTATGCGAAATGTGGTGTTGTTGGAAGAGCTTATGAAGTTTTCAGTGAAATGAAATGCTTGAGGACTCGTGTCACGTGGAATACCATGATTATGGCTCTTGCGATATATGGAGATGGAGAGCAAGCACTTGAGCTTTTCGAGAGGATGGGCCAAGCTGGGATCGACCCAGATAGTGTGAGTTACTTAGCTGCAATCTGTGCTTGTAACCATGCAGGAATGGTGGAAGAGGGAATGAAATTGTTTGATGACATGGACAGATGTGGAGTGAGTAAGAATGTGAAGCACTATGGTAGTATGGTGGACTTGTTGGGAAGAGCTGGGCGGTTGGAGGCAGCTTATAAAATTGTACAGTCAATGCCTACATTTCCTGATGTAGTTTTATGGCAAACTCTCTTAGGGGCTTCCAAGACTTATGGTAATGTGGAAATGGCAGAGATAGCATCCAAGAAGCTCGTTGAAATGGGATCAAATCATTGTGGGGATTTCGTGTTGCTATCCAATCTTTATGCAGCACAAGGGAGGTGGCATGATGTGAGAAGAGTAAGGGAAGCCATGAAAGGTCAGGATGTAAAGAAGGTACCAGGCTTTAGCTACATTGAAGTTGGTGGAACGATATACAAATTTATGAATGGTGATAAAAACCATCCAAAGTGGAATGAGATTTACTGGAAGCTTGATGAGGTTTCGTTGAGAATTAGGGAATACGGGTATGTGGCAGAAACTAATTATGTGTTTCATGATATTGGACCGGAGGAGAAGGAGAATGCACTGTTTTATCATAGTGAGAAACTGGCAGTAGCTTTTGGTTTGATTAGTACACCTGATAGGACTTGTATAAGTGTGAATAAGAATCTTAGAATATGTGGGGATTGTCATGTTGTCATTAAGCTCATATCAAAGATATACGAGCGAGAGATTATTGTGAGGGACAGGACTCGTTTTCACAGATTCAAAGATGGGGCTTGTTCTTGTAAAGAATACTGGTGA